A window of bacterium genomic DNA:
TACTCTGCCAAAATAATGTGAGGCCAATATATGTCATCCGATCAAAACTTCATCGATTTCCTTACAGATCAAATGTCAGACGCCGGAATTATTACTTATAGGAAAATGTTCGGCGAGTACGCGATCTATTGTGACGGGAAGGTGGTTGCTCTTGTCTGCGATAATCAATTGTTTGTTAAACCAACCGTCGGCGGCAGGAAGTTTATCGGCGATGTGGTTGAAAAACCTGCTTATCCAGGAGCGAAACTGAGTTTTCTTATTGAAGATAAGTTTGAAGACCGCGAATGGATCAGCGATCTGATAACGATCACAACCGCTGAACTACCAGATCCCAATCCGAAAAAACGCCCAAAATAATTATATTGCCACGGAGGCTCAGAGATTTTTGGTTTGCGAATAATTAGCAACCGTCTTCAAATAATTCCCCATAAATAATATTTCAAAACCGGAGATTAATATTCCTTTGAAAAGAAGGACATTTCTCTTTTCTGTTGTATACTTTATTTATTCCAACTCGGCTGAAGGAGTGGGATAAGGTGAAAATATGAAGAATCGTTTATACTTAGTCGTATTCTGTGTTCTGATCGCTGTAAACATCAGTTGTGCTGCTACAC
This region includes:
- a CDS encoding TfoX/Sxy family protein, whose translation is MSSDQNFIDFLTDQMSDAGIITYRKMFGEYAIYCDGKVVALVCDNQLFVKPTVGGRKFIGDVVEKPAYPGAKLSFLIEDKFEDREWISDLITITTAELPDPNPKKRPK